One Bacteroidales bacterium DNA window includes the following coding sequences:
- a CDS encoding efflux RND transporter periplasmic adaptor subunit — protein sequence MKFHKIIILGLSILFLTCCNRSVNETLKTEHQVHPAFVQSVEIQEVVKSPLHEELTLTGKVEYDPDKIITYTPLVSGMIERTYFSLGNKVKKGQTLAEIRSNELSAQQSEYISFQYEVKIAKRELESARSLYENNMMSEKEYLEAEARLKQSEASLYRIKADMSVYGQDKGDGTFAIKSPMDGYIVEKNITAGSPVSPESTPLFTVADLGTVWIMANVYASNLSFVEEGMEVEISSLSYPGEIFTGKIDALSQVFDPEEKVLKARINMPNPDLKFKPEMSVMLRVKRTSPEVYVSVPTDALIYDNNKHYVVVQEVSGKYNFKEVSLKGHNRQTSYIFSGVDPGENVVVKNQLLIYSSLKEI from the coding sequence ATGAAATTTCATAAAATAATCATACTCGGCCTTAGCATTCTTTTCCTGACCTGTTGTAACCGTTCCGTGAACGAAACGTTAAAAACAGAACACCAGGTACATCCGGCATTCGTGCAGTCTGTGGAAATACAGGAAGTTGTAAAGAGTCCGCTTCACGAGGAATTGACACTTACGGGAAAAGTGGAATATGATCCGGATAAGATCATTACATATACACCATTGGTGTCAGGTATGATCGAACGTACTTATTTTTCATTGGGCAATAAGGTAAAGAAGGGGCAGACACTTGCTGAGATCAGGAGCAATGAGCTGAGTGCCCAGCAATCCGAATATATATCCTTTCAGTATGAGGTGAAAATTGCCAAAAGGGAACTGGAAAGCGCCCGGTCCTTATATGAGAATAATATGATGTCTGAAAAAGAATACCTGGAAGCTGAAGCCCGCCTGAAGCAGTCAGAGGCATCCTTATACCGGATAAAAGCGGATATGTCTGTTTACGGCCAGGATAAAGGAGATGGTACTTTTGCTATCAAATCTCCCATGGACGGTTATATCGTTGAAAAAAACATTACGGCCGGCAGCCCGGTATCGCCGGAAAGTACACCGTTATTTACCGTAGCTGACCTGGGCACAGTCTGGATCATGGCCAATGTATATGCCAGCAATTTATCTTTTGTTGAAGAAGGAATGGAGGTAGAAATCAGTTCTTTATCATACCCTGGAGAGATTTTCACAGGAAAAATCGATGCGCTTTCCCAGGTGTTCGATCCGGAGGAAAAAGTATTAAAGGCGAGGATCAATATGCCTAACCCTGATCTGAAATTCAAACCGGAAATGTCTGTAATGCTCAGGGTAAAAAGAACTTCGCCGGAAGTATATGTCTCGGTTCCTACAGATGCTTTGATTTATGATAACAATAAGCATTATGTGGTCGTACAGGAAGTTTCGGGGAAGTATAACTTTAAGGAAGTATCCTTAAAAGGACATAACCGGCAGACGTCTTATATCTTTTCAGGAGTTGATCCCGGAGAAAATGTTGTGGTAAAAAATCAACTGTTGATTTATTCTTCCCTTAAAGAAATTTAA
- a CDS encoding TolC family protein, whose protein sequence is MKKCFLIMVGMFQLLSIQAQERKIIKAGPEQIEALFLAQNLQLIAERLNVDIADAAVIQARLWNNPVLSLSQVNLWSTDSQREGVDDVIPPLFGSFGKNTEFSVELSQLIRTVGKRRKLVHREKLAKEIALQDFEDVLRGLKVELRKNIHEMIYLQSYLNVLNRQEEVLERLIVSHKAQMSSGNISKNEVLRLQASLLELQSETNETQTEINEMQKMLKILLHAEANVYIEIEDMTGVWLDPENISIVQLLDSTIHRPDVMSYQLQVQYHNRSLAYEKAHRIPDVEIAASYDRYGGVWKNFVGFGVNVELPFFNRNQGNIKTAGIQLEQSRYLAEQQQNMAFQEVMASYNDYVMSYNFYRKIHENEFLVEYETMMDAYVHNLSSKNIGMVEFMDFFDVYKANKQTLLTARKKMNICFEELQYYTGKELRIEN, encoded by the coding sequence ATGAAAAAGTGTTTCCTGATAATGGTCGGTATGTTCCAACTGTTATCTATACAGGCTCAGGAGCGTAAAATAATAAAAGCCGGACCGGAGCAGATCGAGGCTTTATTTCTGGCGCAGAACCTGCAGCTCATTGCAGAACGATTAAATGTGGATATTGCGGATGCGGCCGTTATACAGGCCAGGTTATGGAATAATCCCGTTCTTTCATTATCACAGGTGAATTTATGGAGTACCGACTCACAGCGTGAAGGAGTGGATGACGTTATTCCGCCTTTATTCGGTTCTTTCGGTAAGAATACCGAATTTAGTGTTGAACTGAGCCAGCTGATCCGGACGGTAGGAAAAAGAAGAAAACTGGTACATCGGGAAAAGTTGGCTAAAGAAATTGCCCTGCAGGATTTTGAAGATGTATTAAGGGGACTCAAAGTAGAACTACGGAAAAATATTCATGAAATGATCTACCTGCAATCTTACCTTAATGTACTCAACAGACAGGAAGAAGTGTTGGAACGATTGATCGTTTCTCATAAAGCACAAATGTCATCCGGTAATATTTCAAAAAATGAAGTATTGAGGTTACAGGCGTCTTTATTGGAATTACAAAGTGAGACCAACGAGACACAGACGGAGATCAATGAAATGCAGAAAATGCTCAAAATTTTGTTACATGCCGAGGCAAATGTGTACATCGAGATAGAAGACATGACTGGTGTATGGTTAGATCCGGAGAATATATCGATTGTTCAGTTACTGGATTCCACTATCCACCGGCCTGATGTAATGTCGTACCAATTACAGGTGCAATACCATAATAGATCCCTTGCTTATGAAAAAGCACACCGGATTCCTGATGTGGAAATCGCTGCCAGTTACGACCGCTATGGGGGAGTCTGGAAAAACTTCGTAGGATTCGGAGTAAACGTCGAATTACCTTTTTTTAACCGGAATCAGGGCAATATCAAAACAGCCGGGATCCAACTTGAACAAAGCCGTTATCTTGCCGAACAGCAACAAAATATGGCTTTTCAGGAAGTAATGGCCTCATACAATGATTATGTAATGTCATATAATTTTTACCGGAAAATTCATGAAAATGAGTTTCTGGTTGAATACGAAACCATGATGGATGCTTATGTCCATAACCTGAGCAGTAAAAATATCGGAATGGTTGAATTCATGGACTTTTTCGATGTATATAAGGCCAACAAGCAAACCCTCCTGACCGCCAGGAAAAAAATGAATATATGTTTCGAAGAACTTCAGTATTACACCGGGAAGGAATTGAGAATTGAGAATTAA